The Echinimonas agarilytica genomic sequence GACGTTGGCGCAGATAGCGTTGATGTCATTGGAATTCTAGTTGCGGTGGGCGAGCAGGTTGAAGCCGAGCAAGGCTTGATCGAAGTAGAAGGTGATAAAGCCTCTATGGAAATCCCTGCACCATTTGCAGGTACAGTGAAAGAAATTAAAGTAGCGCAAGGCGACAAAATCTCTCAAGGCACGTTAATCGTGATACTTGAAGATAGCGCAGCCGCGGCAACCCCAGCTGCTGAGCCTGCCCCTGCAGAGACTGAAGCAGCTGCGCCAGCGCTTGCTCCAGCTGCGGGTGGAGCCGTTGAGGATATCTTGGTACCAGATATTGGTGGTGATGAAGTTGATGTGACGACGATTTTAGTGACCGTCGGAGAGTCAGTTGAAGCCGAACAAGGTTTGATCGAAGTTGAAGGCGATAAAGCCTCAATGGAAGTGCCTGCTCCGTTTGCTGGTATCGTCAAAGAAATCATCGTTAAAACAGGCGACAAAGTTGCTCAAGGGACCTTGATCGTTCGTTTAGAAACCGCTGCATCCGCGCCAGCAGAAGCCGCTCCAGTGGAAGCCCTTGCCGCGGAAACTCCGGCTGTAGCACCTGCTACCGCTGAAGTGAAAGAAGTGGAAGTGCCAGATATCGGTGGTGACGAAGTAGACGTCACGACGATTTTGGTTGCCGTAGGTGACACTGTTGAGGCCGAGCAAGGATTAATCGAAGTTGAAGGCGACAAAGCTTCGATGGAAGTGCCTGCACCATTCTCCGGAACAGTGAAAGAAATTAAAGTGGCAGTGGGTGATAAAGTTGCTCAAGGGACTTTAATCGCTCTGGTTGAAACAATCGCCTCAGCAGCGCCTGCTCCAGCCGCAGCGCCAGCCGCTCCAACACCTGCGCCAGCGAAAGCTGCGCCAGCTCCTGCAGCAGCTGCCAAACCGCCACCGGTTGAATTCCACCCAGGTTCTAACCAAAAAGCCTCTGCTTCGGTGCATTCATCACCTGCAGTACGCCGAGTCGCGCGTGAATTTGGCGTTGATTTGACCAAGGTGAAAGGTACGGGTCGCAAAGGTCGTATTCTCAAAGAAGACGTGCAAGCGTTTGTAAAATATGAATTGTCTCGTCCGAAGACTTCAGCATCATCGGGTGGAAGTGGTCTATCGGTATTGGCTCAGCCTAAGGTGGATTTCAGCAAGTTTGGTGAAGTTGAAAAGGTTGAACTGAGCCGAATTCAAAAAATTTCAGGCCCGAACTTGCATCGCAACTGGGTCACGATTCCACATGTGACACAATTTGATGAAGCTGACATCACAGATTTAGAAGCTTTCCGCAAAGAGCAAAATGCCATCGCAGCGAAGCAAGATCTGGGCTACAAGGTCACGCCATTGGCATTCATGATGAAAGCTGCGGCGAAGGCGCTCGAAGAGCACCCTCGTTTTAACAGCTCTTTGGATCCTGATGGAGAGCATTTATACCTCAAGAAGTACATCAATATTGGTGTTGCCGTCGATACGCCGAACGGTCTTGTGGTGCCAGTGTTCCGTGATGTTGATAAAAAAGGCATTGTTGAATTGTCGAAAGAGTTGGGTGAAGTCAGCAAGAAGGCACGTGCTGGTAAGCTCACTGCGGCTGACATGCAAGGTAGCTGTTTCACTATCTCAAGTCTTGGTGGTATTGGTGGTACGCAGTTTACACCAATTGTGAATGCGCCAGATGTGGCTATTTTAGGTGTGTCTCGTTCAGAGATGAAGCCGAAATGGGACGGTAAAGAGTTCCAGCCTCGATTGATGGTGCCATTGGCATTGTCGTACGATCACCGCGTGATCGACGGGGCTGCTGGTGCTCGTTTCATCACGACTCTGAACCAAGTGATGAGCGATATCCGCCGACTCGTGATGTAATAACAAGATCGAAGCCGGGCTTGCCCGGCTTTTGACGTTAGTGTGAGCTAAAAGGTATATTGCCACTGCCTCGTACCCGCGATAGGCGAAAGCGGCAAAGCCGATATATAAAAATTAAATTTGAGGTCGCAATGAGCAACGAAATCAAAACCCAAGTTGTGGTTGTTGGTGCAGGTCCTGCTGGTTACTCAGCAGCATTCCGAAGCGCTGATTTAGGTATGGAAACAGTTCTTATTGAACGTTTCGAGACTCTCGGTGGGGTTTGCTTGAATGTCGGTTGTATTCCGTCAAAAGCATTACTTCACGTGGCTGAAGTCATCGAAGATGCGAAGCACATGGCTGAGCATGGTGTGGTATTTGGTGAGCCAAAAACCGACATCAACAAAATTCGCGTATGGAAAGACAAAGTCATTGGCAAGTTGACCGGCGGCTTAGCTGGCATGGCCAAAATGCGCAAAGTTAAAGTGGTCAATGGCTACGGTAAATTTACGGGTGCCAATAGCATTGATGTTGAAGGCCCTGATGGCGTCACTACTGTGAACTTCGACAATGCAATTATTGCGGCCGGTTCACGCCCAATTCAATTGCCATTTATTCCACACAATGACCCACGTATTTGGGACTCAACAGATGCACTTAAACTGGAAACTGTTCCGGAGAAAATGCTGATCTTGGGTGGCGGAATTATTGGCCTAGAAATGGGTACGGTATACGATGCATTGGGTTCAAATATTGAAGTTGTTGAATTTATGGATCAACTGATTCCAGCTGCAGACAAAGACATGGTCAAAGTCTATACGCGTGAAATCAAGAACAAATTCAACCTGATGCTCGAAACTAAAGTGACAGCAGTTGAAGCTAAAGATGACGGTATTTACGTTAGCTTTGAAGGTAAGAATGCGCCGAATACAGCGATTCGTTACGATGCAGTGTTAGTTGCTGTTGGCCGTTCTCCAAACGGTAAATTGTTAGACGCTGAAAAAGCTGGTATTGCAGTGGATGAGCGTGGTTTCATTAACACTGACAAGCAAATGCGTACCAATGTTCCGAACATTTACGCCATTGGCGACATCGTCGGTCAACCTATGTTGGCGCACAAAGGTGTGCATGAAGGACATGTGGCTGCCGAGAATATCTCAGGTAAGAACCACTTCTTCGAGCCGAAGTTAATTCCTTCCATTGCTTATACCCATCCAGAAGTTGCTTGGGCTGGTTTAACTGAGAAAGAAGCGAAAGAACAGGGCATTAACTTCGAAACAGCTAATTTCCCTTGGGCTGCTTCGGGCCGCGCAATTGCTTCTGATGCTGAGTCAGGTATGACGAAGCTGATATTCGACAAAGACACAGACCGTATTATCGGTGGTGCCATGGTCGGTAAGAATGCTGGCGAATTGCTTGGCGAAGTGTGTTTGGCCATTGAAATGGGCTGTGATGCGGAAGACATCGCATTGACGGTTCATGCTCATCCAACACTTCATGAATCAGTAGGCCTTGCTGCTGAGATCTACGAAGGATCAATTACGGATTTACCAAACGCGAAAGCGAAAAAGAAAAAGTAATCGATTTTTTGCAATGAATGTTTGATTAAAAAAGGGCAGCTCAATGAGCTGCCCTTTGTTGTATAAACGTATTACAGAACGGATTGTGACGCGACTACGCGTCGTTTTCGGGCTCTGCTTTAGGTTTCTTCGCAACGGGCCGCTTTTTCGCATGTAACGCGTAGAGGACCTCTTCTCGTTGAGTTGCTAGGTAGACGCCTAGCTCTTCCAATGCATCATCTTTGAGCTTCACTCCGGAAGCCTGAACCAGATCAGACATGGCAGCAGCCATATCAAGCATGCGGTCATATTCATCTGCCGATTTCTTGTCCACGAACGTTTTGACCTCCTCGCCGTTGCGCACGACGACGTAGCGAGTTTCAACAGCCATGATTTCTCCTCACTGGCAAGTTGGATGATAGAACGACTAATAAACTACCAAGCCACTGTTTATATGTACAGCAATTTATATCTCGAAAGAGATGGGATGATAGTGCTCCTCCT encodes the following:
- the aceF gene encoding pyruvate dehydrogenase complex dihydrolipoyllysine-residue acetyltransferase gives rise to the protein MAEFKEVLVPDVGADSVDVIGILVAVGEQVEAEQGLIEVEGDKASMEIPAPFAGTVKEIKVAQGDKISQGTLIVILEDSAAAATPAAEPAPAETEAAAPALAPAAGGAVEDILVPDIGGDEVDVTTILVTVGESVEAEQGLIEVEGDKASMEVPAPFAGIVKEIIVKTGDKVAQGTLIVRLETAASAPAEAAPVEALAAETPAVAPATAEVKEVEVPDIGGDEVDVTTILVAVGDTVEAEQGLIEVEGDKASMEVPAPFSGTVKEIKVAVGDKVAQGTLIALVETIASAAPAPAAAPAAPTPAPAKAAPAPAAAAKPPPVEFHPGSNQKASASVHSSPAVRRVAREFGVDLTKVKGTGRKGRILKEDVQAFVKYELSRPKTSASSGGSGLSVLAQPKVDFSKFGEVEKVELSRIQKISGPNLHRNWVTIPHVTQFDEADITDLEAFRKEQNAIAAKQDLGYKVTPLAFMMKAAAKALEEHPRFNSSLDPDGEHLYLKKYINIGVAVDTPNGLVVPVFRDVDKKGIVELSKELGEVSKKARAGKLTAADMQGSCFTISSLGGIGGTQFTPIVNAPDVAILGVSRSEMKPKWDGKEFQPRLMVPLALSYDHRVIDGAAGARFITTLNQVMSDIRRLVM
- a CDS encoding YebG family protein — translated: MAVETRYVVVRNGEEVKTFVDKKSADEYDRMLDMAAAMSDLVQASGVKLKDDALEELGVYLATQREEVLYALHAKKRPVAKKPKAEPENDA
- the lpdA gene encoding dihydrolipoyl dehydrogenase: MSNEIKTQVVVVGAGPAGYSAAFRSADLGMETVLIERFETLGGVCLNVGCIPSKALLHVAEVIEDAKHMAEHGVVFGEPKTDINKIRVWKDKVIGKLTGGLAGMAKMRKVKVVNGYGKFTGANSIDVEGPDGVTTVNFDNAIIAAGSRPIQLPFIPHNDPRIWDSTDALKLETVPEKMLILGGGIIGLEMGTVYDALGSNIEVVEFMDQLIPAADKDMVKVYTREIKNKFNLMLETKVTAVEAKDDGIYVSFEGKNAPNTAIRYDAVLVAVGRSPNGKLLDAEKAGIAVDERGFINTDKQMRTNVPNIYAIGDIVGQPMLAHKGVHEGHVAAENISGKNHFFEPKLIPSIAYTHPEVAWAGLTEKEAKEQGINFETANFPWAASGRAIASDAESGMTKLIFDKDTDRIIGGAMVGKNAGELLGEVCLAIEMGCDAEDIALTVHAHPTLHESVGLAAEIYEGSITDLPNAKAKKKK